The Streptomyces sp. NBC_01275 genome has a segment encoding these proteins:
- a CDS encoding AAA family ATPase: MAQLVGRFSELARLDALLADLGRPGVPTVVDLVGEPGIGKSRLLGEVCARARRSGCTVLRGRATEYEQHVPFQVFADALADLEPVELLEPPASAGTPDADSDPAGTSPAAGCAASSVAGPAAGSMAGSGYGAGYGSGAGSAAESAVHSVLHRLRHAPGVASDRDGAARFEVHRAIGAFLARLGERGLVLAMDDLHWADPASRELVDHLIRHPAHGRVLLVVARRARQTPTSLTAALTRGADDGAVLHIALEPLPEQESLHALASDVPEDHARRLYAASEGNPLYLLSLVHAYRDGTPLHTLTAPVGAPADASAAVGVPSGLAALLLDELTALTGPQRRLVDAVAVLGDHATPPLLTVATGLPLPDVEDQTGALAARDVLRAGPGGRWALRHPLVRALVYEHMAPGPRAEVHRRAARELARGHAPVTERAHHVERSLTGWDPKAADVLVEAAAQFASTAPATAAHLLDAVLTRLPDTPDHTRRRGELLLARARALGVSGSPRESRALLHALIETAGKDHPELRTAAVAQCAVMERHLGHSPEATALLRRELSRSPAPSPGHEVSLRLSLGMSALLTASYPQVRADVAQAAAVARHDDDPTGEAAALALAALGEAYEGETAAAEGFADAACALTDALTDPGLTDLCEALVWLAWAETLLERYADAERHITRGLDIARRSGQLAMLPHLLTSQAFVRLTTCRLPSALEAAEEAESIARAVGGGDLLAFTLAIKTLVLLLARPFGDGSALATAEEAVATTGGTKGWWSALAWCMLGHATYVAGDPHRAQEAVMTAGGGRDLPLLQPSIRPGQLDTLVNAALAAGDVAQARRWAAQAAREADRLGLSGQRAAALRAEAALAEHHGDTGEAVRLLDAATEEYVRCGQPLWEAYSLLRAAPLVRRTGQGPRAAAMWRRAHRIAVDGGARLLVDLAELTRPQMTADAPALPAELAELTARELEVAELVAAGLSNQDIAARLHLSRRTVETHLSAVYRKASVPSRSALAGLLTRLGLGAGPGRTT; encoded by the coding sequence GTGGCACAACTGGTGGGCAGGTTCTCGGAACTCGCGCGGCTCGACGCCCTGCTCGCCGACCTGGGGCGACCCGGAGTCCCCACCGTCGTCGACCTCGTCGGCGAACCGGGCATCGGGAAGAGCCGACTGCTCGGAGAGGTGTGCGCCCGGGCCCGGCGGTCCGGGTGCACGGTGCTGCGCGGCCGGGCCACGGAGTACGAACAGCACGTGCCTTTCCAGGTGTTCGCCGACGCGCTCGCCGACCTCGAACCGGTCGAGCTGCTCGAGCCGCCCGCCTCTGCGGGGACGCCGGACGCTGATTCCGACCCGGCCGGAACAAGCCCCGCAGCCGGGTGCGCGGCAAGCTCCGTAGCAGGCCCAGCAGCCGGCTCCATGGCCGGATCCGGCTATGGAGCCGGCTATGGATCTGGAGCCGGATCCGCGGCCGAATCCGCCGTGCACTCCGTGCTGCACCGCCTCCGGCACGCGCCCGGCGTCGCCTCCGACCGGGACGGCGCCGCCCGCTTCGAGGTGCACCGTGCGATCGGCGCGTTCCTCGCCCGCCTGGGCGAGCGCGGTCTGGTGCTGGCCATGGACGACCTGCACTGGGCTGATCCGGCGTCACGGGAACTCGTGGACCATCTGATCCGCCACCCCGCGCACGGCCGGGTGCTGCTGGTCGTGGCCCGGCGGGCCCGGCAGACGCCGACGTCCCTGACCGCGGCCCTGACCCGCGGCGCCGACGACGGAGCCGTGCTCCACATCGCCCTGGAGCCGCTCCCCGAGCAGGAGTCCCTGCACGCCCTCGCCTCGGACGTCCCCGAGGACCACGCCCGCCGGCTGTACGCGGCCAGCGAGGGCAACCCCCTCTATCTGCTCTCCCTGGTGCACGCCTACCGCGACGGAACGCCGCTGCACACCCTCACCGCCCCCGTGGGCGCCCCCGCCGACGCCTCGGCCGCGGTCGGCGTGCCCAGCGGGCTCGCGGCGCTGCTGCTCGACGAGCTGACCGCGCTGACCGGGCCGCAGCGCCGTCTCGTCGACGCGGTCGCGGTGCTCGGCGACCATGCCACACCGCCCCTGCTGACCGTGGCGACCGGGCTCCCGCTCCCGGACGTCGAGGACCAGACCGGCGCTCTGGCGGCGCGGGACGTGCTGCGCGCCGGGCCGGGCGGCCGGTGGGCGCTGCGCCACCCGCTGGTGCGCGCACTCGTCTACGAGCACATGGCCCCGGGCCCGCGCGCCGAGGTCCATCGCCGCGCCGCACGGGAACTGGCCCGCGGCCACGCCCCCGTCACCGAGCGGGCCCACCACGTCGAACGGTCGCTGACCGGCTGGGACCCCAAGGCCGCGGACGTGCTCGTCGAAGCCGCCGCGCAGTTCGCGTCGACCGCCCCGGCCACCGCCGCCCATCTGCTGGACGCCGTCCTCACCCGTCTGCCGGACACGCCGGACCACACCCGGCGGCGCGGCGAACTCCTCCTGGCGCGCGCCCGTGCGCTCGGCGTCAGCGGCAGCCCCCGGGAGAGCCGGGCCCTGCTGCACGCCCTGATCGAGACGGCGGGCAAGGACCACCCCGAACTGCGTACGGCGGCCGTCGCGCAGTGCGCCGTGATGGAACGACACCTCGGGCACTCCCCGGAGGCCACCGCCCTGCTGCGCCGGGAGCTGTCGCGCTCGCCCGCGCCGTCCCCCGGCCACGAGGTCTCCCTGCGGCTCTCCCTCGGCATGTCCGCCCTGCTCACCGCGTCCTATCCACAGGTGCGCGCGGACGTGGCGCAGGCCGCCGCCGTCGCGCGGCACGACGACGACCCCACGGGCGAGGCGGCCGCCCTGGCGCTGGCGGCCCTGGGAGAGGCGTACGAGGGCGAGACGGCGGCCGCCGAGGGCTTCGCCGACGCCGCCTGCGCGCTCACGGACGCGCTGACCGACCCCGGGCTCACGGACCTGTGCGAGGCGCTGGTCTGGCTGGCCTGGGCGGAGACCCTGCTGGAGCGCTACGCCGACGCCGAACGGCACATCACACGCGGCCTGGACATAGCCCGCCGCAGCGGACAACTCGCCATGCTGCCGCACCTGTTGACGAGCCAGGCGTTCGTCCGCCTCACCACCTGCCGACTGCCGTCCGCGCTGGAGGCGGCCGAGGAGGCAGAGTCCATCGCCCGGGCCGTGGGCGGCGGCGACCTGCTGGCCTTCACCCTCGCCATCAAGACGCTGGTGCTCCTGCTGGCCCGTCCCTTCGGCGACGGCAGCGCCCTCGCCACCGCCGAGGAGGCCGTCGCCACGACCGGCGGGACCAAGGGCTGGTGGTCGGCCCTGGCCTGGTGCATGCTCGGCCACGCGACCTATGTGGCCGGCGATCCGCATCGCGCCCAGGAGGCCGTCATGACGGCCGGCGGGGGCCGCGACCTGCCCCTGCTGCAACCGTCGATCCGCCCGGGCCAGCTGGACACCCTGGTCAACGCGGCCCTCGCCGCCGGCGACGTCGCCCAGGCCCGACGCTGGGCGGCGCAGGCGGCGCGCGAGGCCGACCGGCTCGGCCTCTCAGGTCAGCGCGCGGCCGCCCTGCGCGCCGAGGCCGCCCTGGCCGAGCACCACGGCGACACCGGCGAAGCCGTACGCCTCCTCGACGCGGCGACCGAGGAGTACGTCCGCTGCGGCCAGCCCCTGTGGGAGGCGTACTCCCTGCTGCGGGCGGCGCCCCTGGTCCGGCGCACCGGGCAGGGACCGCGCGCCGCCGCGATGTGGCGTCGCGCCCATCGGATCGCCGTCGACGGCGGCGCACGTCTGCTGGTGGACCTGGCCGAGTTGACACGTCCCCAGATGACGGCGGACGCGCCCGCGCTCCCCGCGGAGCTGGCCGAGCTGACGGCGCGTGAGCTCGAGGTGGCCGAACTGGTGGCGGCGGGCCTGAGCAACCAGGACATCGCCGCCCGGCTCCACCTCAGCCGCCGTACGGTCGAGACCCATCTGTCCGCCGTCTACCGCAAGGCGTCCGTGCCGTCCCGGTCGGCGTTGGCCGGACTCCTGACCCGTCTCGGGCTGGGAGCGGGTCCGGGGCGCACTACGTAA
- a CDS encoding bifunctional serine/threonine-protein kinase/ABC transporter substrate-binding protein encodes MEPLRASDPAKLAGHRLLGRLGAGGMGVVYLARTAGGTLVALKVIQAEYAEDPDFRERFRREADTARRMTSPWVAALVDADPEAAQPWLATAFVPGPSLGEAVAECGPFPARSLRVLGARLAEALRDLHAVGLVHRDVKPGNVLLALDGPRLIDFGVARDPADTALTSTGVVVGTPGFLSPEQARGGRDVGPAGDVFSLGCVLAYAATGRPPFGTGALDALLYRAVHDAPDLEGVPREIAGAVGDCLEKDPLRRPTAEALRENLTTALADADALAADPRTVVLRPEPKVTPASPADPREALRAPRAEVASGAEAGELPGDASGRLTEGEAEGSPDGERPVDDTPVDGTPVDEPPADEPPVDDTPVDDTPVDEPPVDEVPADETPGAETPGDQALGDEAAWLPEPLVRLIAERSAAGLALPGVDDTEVDGAASDSVTEPAAAPPPGRAVGRRRLLLLAGGAAAVTAGGGLAAWAALSGDGEDKDGGKGSGAARPAYAIGLHADLTGDQKEVGQAQENGLRLAVEQFNARADQPFTLAVKTVDDGGDPAAAPAAAARLVADRSVLAVIGPTTDATAQASLLTYDAALLPLVAVSPGATVLSVLGSRSFLHARVTDTILPFYLSAYLRGTAKSRAVGIVDDRAADAYSWEISSQLSRVLRDARLPAVPKVVSALRTDFGPTLDALLADGADSLVFAGYHDRAALLARELGSRAFTGARAAAEGVLDPRFLSAAGDAAEGWVVVAPVMDSSVDPAAKTFATAYRKRFGADPQRYAVEAYDVAQLTLKTMSGLPAGDVTRAHLTTALRSATYKGITKNFAFDKKTGGLVIDGGGVFLWQVIGGRFRYRGAAPYQVST; translated from the coding sequence ATGGAACCGCTCCGTGCCTCCGACCCGGCCAAGCTGGCGGGCCACCGGCTGCTCGGACGGCTCGGCGCGGGCGGCATGGGCGTGGTGTACCTGGCCCGCACGGCCGGCGGCACGCTGGTCGCGCTGAAGGTGATCCAGGCCGAGTACGCCGAGGACCCCGACTTCCGGGAGCGGTTCCGGCGCGAGGCGGACACGGCCCGCCGGATGACCAGCCCCTGGGTGGCCGCCCTGGTGGACGCGGACCCCGAGGCGGCGCAGCCCTGGCTGGCCACCGCCTTCGTACCGGGGCCCTCGCTCGGCGAGGCCGTGGCCGAGTGCGGCCCGTTCCCCGCGCGCAGTCTGCGGGTGCTGGGGGCGCGGCTCGCCGAGGCGCTGCGGGATCTGCACGCCGTCGGTCTGGTGCACCGGGACGTCAAGCCGGGCAATGTGCTGCTCGCGCTGGACGGACCGCGTCTGATCGACTTCGGCGTGGCCCGCGATCCGGCGGACACCGCGCTCACCTCGACCGGCGTCGTGGTCGGCACGCCCGGCTTCCTCTCCCCGGAGCAGGCGCGGGGCGGGCGGGACGTGGGCCCGGCCGGCGACGTCTTCTCGCTGGGCTGTGTGCTGGCCTACGCGGCCACCGGCCGCCCCCCGTTCGGGACCGGCGCGCTCGACGCGCTGCTGTACCGCGCGGTGCACGACGCGCCGGATCTGGAAGGGGTTCCGCGGGAGATCGCCGGGGCGGTGGGCGACTGCCTGGAGAAGGACCCCCTCCGACGGCCCACGGCCGAGGCGCTCCGGGAGAACCTCACCACCGCCCTCGCCGACGCCGACGCCCTGGCGGCCGACCCGCGCACCGTCGTGCTCCGTCCCGAGCCGAAGGTCACGCCCGCCTCGCCTGCCGACCCACGGGAGGCCCTACGAGCGCCACGAGCCGAGGTCGCGTCCGGCGCCGAAGCCGGTGAGCTGCCCGGGGATGCGTCCGGTCGGCTGACCGAGGGCGAAGCCGAAGGGTCGCCCGACGGCGAACGCCCCGTCGACGACACCCCCGTCGACGGCACCCCCGTGGACGAGCCCCCCGCCGACGAGCCCCCCGTCGACGACACGCCCGTTGACGACACGCCCGTTGACGAGCCCCCCGTAGACGAAGTTCCCGCCGACGAAACTCCCGGTGCCGAAACTCCCGGCGACCAAGCTCTCGGCGACGAAGCCGCCTGGCTGCCCGAGCCGTTGGTGCGGCTCATCGCCGAGCGGTCGGCCGCCGGGCTCGCGTTGCCCGGCGTCGACGACACCGAGGTCGACGGCGCGGCGAGCGACTCCGTCACGGAGCCGGCCGCCGCCCCGCCGCCCGGCCGGGCCGTCGGCAGGCGCCGGCTGCTCCTGCTGGCCGGCGGCGCGGCGGCCGTCACGGCAGGTGGCGGCCTGGCCGCCTGGGCGGCGCTCTCCGGGGACGGCGAGGACAAGGACGGCGGGAAGGGTTCCGGAGCCGCCCGCCCCGCGTACGCCATCGGACTGCACGCCGACCTGACCGGTGACCAGAAAGAGGTCGGTCAGGCCCAGGAGAACGGGCTGCGGCTGGCGGTCGAGCAGTTCAACGCCCGTGCGGACCAGCCCTTCACGCTCGCCGTGAAGACCGTGGACGACGGCGGCGACCCGGCCGCCGCGCCCGCCGCCGCGGCCCGGCTGGTCGCCGACCGTTCCGTGCTCGCCGTGATCGGCCCGACCACGGACGCCACCGCCCAGGCCTCGCTCCTGACGTACGACGCGGCGCTGCTGCCCCTCGTCGCGGTGTCGCCCGGCGCGACCGTGCTGTCGGTGCTGGGCAGCCGGTCGTTCCTGCACGCCCGGGTCACGGACACGATCCTGCCGTTCTATCTCAGCGCGTATCTGCGGGGCACCGCCAAGTCGCGCGCGGTCGGGATCGTCGACGACCGCGCGGCGGACGCCTACTCCTGGGAGATCAGCAGCCAGCTCAGCAGGGTCCTGCGGGACGCCCGGCTGCCGGCCGTGCCGAAGGTGGTCAGCGCGCTGCGGACCGACTTCGGGCCGACCCTCGACGCACTGCTGGCCGACGGCGCGGACTCCCTGGTCTTCGCCGGCTACCACGACCGGGCCGCGCTGCTGGCCCGGGAGCTCGGCAGCCGTGCCTTCACGGGGGCCAGGGCCGCCGCCGAGGGGGTGCTCGACCCCCGGTTCCTGTCCGCCGCCGGGGACGCGGCCGAGGGCTGGGTGGTCGTCGCCCCGGTGATGGACTCCTCCGTCGACCCTGCGGCCAAGACGTTCGCGACCGCGTATCGCAAGCGTTTCGGCGCGGATCCGCAGCGGTACGCCGTCGAGGCGTACGACGTGGCCCAGCTGACGCTGAAGACGATGAGCGGGCTGCCCGCCGGGGACGTCACCCGCGCGCACCTCACCACGGCGCTGCGCTCGGCGACGTACAAGGGCATCACGAAGAACTTCGCTTTCGACAAGAAGACCGGGGGGCTGGTCATCGACGGCGGCGGGGTCTTCCTGTGGCAGGTGATCGGCGGCCGGTTCCGGTACCGAGGTGCGGCGCCGTACCAGGTGTCCACGTGA
- a CDS encoding bifunctional serine/threonine-protein kinase/ABC transporter substrate-binding protein — MEPLRGGDPARIAGYRLLRRVGAGGMGVVYLARSTDGSLAALKVIRAAHADDAGFRARFRREVETAGRVADPWVVPLLDADPDAESPWLATAFVPGPSLSEAVQECGPLPHASVRFLGARLAEALDAVHGAGLVHRDVKPGNVLLAVDGPRMIDFGIARTPEDTALTASGMVVGSPGFLSPEQAQGRGREIGPASDVFSLGCLLAYAVTGERPFGAGSAAGVLMRTVHDEPDLDGVPSELLPLLRDCLEKSPEARPTVAEVRRTLDGARPQGRDGTGGGWLPEPVTRLIARRSAAVLALPDVTATEVPGAAPYDDPEPRTDEAPTGSTRRRLLVLGSAAGVLAAGGTAAWWTADRRDPTTAQGAPARLPRLVVALHADLSGGGRTTGRAQENGVRVAVDRFNSRADRGFELALQVHDDAGSATRARQLAQRLTADDRVRAVIGPTTDACAKASLAQYGKARLAMVSVSVGLDDVSASANRVYAATRPPDATLAAPIVAHLVRTDGARRTVLVDDAAEGDFSWEICTRVSEAMRSGQGTTTRRTLAAKDDSADAFRALAETLTGSGADAVVFGGGYARAAKLARALDSAGYTGARLATQRALDPRFLTLAGPAAEGWVFATAFLDPTRVTAAKPFVAAYRARFDAAPPWYSAEAYDATLFVARAMTTLGASHAERGAIVDRLRATDYRGITKRLRYTSSSTGYTVDGLYLFEASGGRFRWLGQYQDATA, encoded by the coding sequence ATGGAGCCCTTGCGCGGCGGCGACCCGGCCAGGATCGCGGGCTATCGGCTGCTGCGCCGGGTGGGCGCGGGCGGCATGGGCGTGGTGTACCTGGCCCGCTCGACCGACGGCTCGCTCGCCGCGCTGAAGGTCATCCGGGCCGCGCACGCGGACGACGCGGGCTTCCGGGCCCGGTTCCGCCGCGAGGTGGAGACCGCGGGCCGGGTCGCCGACCCCTGGGTGGTGCCGCTGCTCGACGCGGATCCGGACGCGGAGTCGCCGTGGCTGGCGACGGCGTTCGTGCCGGGCCCCTCGCTGTCGGAGGCCGTGCAGGAATGCGGTCCGCTGCCGCACGCCTCGGTCCGTTTCCTGGGAGCCCGGCTCGCCGAGGCGCTGGACGCCGTGCACGGCGCGGGGCTGGTGCACCGGGACGTCAAGCCGGGCAATGTGCTGCTCGCGGTCGACGGACCCCGGATGATCGACTTCGGTATCGCCCGGACGCCGGAGGACACCGCGCTCACCGCCAGCGGGATGGTGGTCGGCTCCCCCGGGTTCCTCTCCCCCGAGCAGGCCCAGGGCCGGGGCCGGGAGATCGGTCCGGCCAGCGACGTGTTCTCCCTCGGCTGTCTGCTGGCCTACGCGGTGACGGGCGAACGCCCCTTCGGCGCGGGCTCAGCGGCCGGGGTCCTGATGCGCACGGTCCATGACGAGCCGGACCTCGACGGCGTCCCCTCGGAGCTGCTGCCGCTGCTGCGGGACTGCCTGGAGAAGTCCCCCGAGGCCCGCCCCACCGTGGCCGAGGTCCGTCGGACGCTGGACGGAGCGCGGCCGCAGGGCCGGGACGGCACGGGCGGGGGCTGGCTGCCCGAGCCGGTCACCCGTCTCATCGCGCGCCGATCGGCCGCCGTCCTCGCCCTGCCGGACGTGACGGCGACCGAGGTGCCGGGGGCGGCGCCGTACGACGATCCGGAGCCCCGCACGGACGAGGCGCCGACCGGCTCCACGCGACGCCGTCTCCTGGTGCTGGGCTCGGCCGCCGGGGTGCTCGCGGCGGGCGGTACGGCGGCCTGGTGGACGGCGGACCGACGGGACCCTACGACCGCGCAGGGAGCCCCCGCCCGGCTGCCGCGGCTGGTCGTGGCGCTGCACGCCGACCTGAGCGGCGGCGGCCGTACGACGGGCCGTGCCCAGGAGAACGGCGTCCGAGTCGCCGTCGACCGGTTCAACTCCCGCGCCGACCGCGGCTTCGAGCTGGCGCTCCAGGTGCACGACGACGCGGGCAGCGCCACCCGGGCGCGGCAGCTCGCGCAGCGGCTGACGGCCGACGACCGGGTCCGCGCGGTGATCGGCCCGACCACGGACGCCTGCGCGAAGGCCTCCCTCGCGCAGTACGGGAAGGCGCGGCTCGCCATGGTCTCCGTGTCCGTCGGCCTGGACGACGTGTCCGCCTCCGCCAACCGGGTGTACGCGGCGACCCGCCCGCCCGACGCCACCCTGGCCGCGCCGATCGTCGCCCACCTCGTCCGCACCGACGGGGCCCGTCGGACGGTGCTGGTCGACGACGCGGCCGAGGGCGACTTCAGCTGGGAGATCTGCACGCGCGTCAGCGAGGCCATGCGCTCCGGACAGGGCACCACGACCCGGCGCACCCTCGCCGCGAAGGACGACTCGGCCGACGCCTTCCGCGCCCTGGCCGAGACGCTGACCGGCTCGGGCGCGGACGCGGTGGTGTTCGGCGGCGGGTACGCGCGCGCCGCGAAACTGGCCCGGGCGCTGGACTCCGCCGGCTACACCGGCGCCCGGCTGGCCACCCAGCGCGCCCTCGACCCCCGCTTCCTCACCCTGGCGGGGCCCGCCGCCGAAGGCTGGGTCTTCGCCACCGCGTTCCTCGACCCGACCCGGGTGACGGCCGCGAAGCCCTTCGTCGCCGCCTACCGCGCACGCTTCGACGCCGCTCCGCCCTGGTACTCGGCCGAGGCCTACGACGCGACGCTGTTCGTGGCCCGCGCGATGACGACGCTGGGCGCGTCCCACGCGGAGCGGGGCGCGATCGTGGACCGGCTGCGCGCCACCGACTACCGGGGGATCACCAAACGGCTGCGCTACACCTCGTCCAGCACCGGCTACACCGTGGACGGGCTGTACCTGTTCGAGGCGTCCGGCGGCCGCTTCCGCTGGCTGGGCCAGTACCAGGACGCCACGGCCTGA
- a CDS encoding ABC transporter substrate-binding protein, which produces MSLTTVSAALALAACGTSGPSTSSSSAGLTMWALNDQTILKESVDAYNKDHPDAKITLRLYANDDYKQKLRVAFGAGQAPDLFFNWGGGALNDYVKADKVDALTDAQVDTGRFTPSVMESATFDGKTYGVPANGLAPVVLYYNKKVLKDAGVEPPTTYDALLTAVKKLKGDGKVPLSLAANSKWPTLMYLEYLLDRTGGSRVFSKIASGDASAWKDPSVTAADQKLQDLAKAGAFGDNASSVSYDQGASTALLYTGKAGMELMGTWEYANLVKAAPDFAKKDLGYVAFPALTDGAGSAKNIVGNPSNFLSLNSASTHKKAALEYLKDYVMNASQMDAYLAAGSVPPVNGLESKLAATPSSSDKEWLTFVYDLVQTAPSFQLSWDQALPSDQADPLLTNVDKSFLRQIEPTQFGENMSEAAQ; this is translated from the coding sequence GTGTCCCTCACCACCGTGTCGGCCGCCTTGGCGCTGGCCGCCTGCGGCACGTCGGGACCGTCCACGTCGTCGTCCTCGGCGGGTCTGACGATGTGGGCGCTGAACGACCAGACGATCCTCAAGGAGTCCGTGGACGCCTACAACAAGGACCACCCCGACGCGAAGATCACGCTGCGGCTGTACGCGAACGACGACTACAAGCAGAAGCTGCGGGTCGCCTTCGGCGCGGGCCAGGCGCCGGACCTCTTCTTCAACTGGGGCGGCGGCGCGCTGAACGACTACGTGAAGGCGGACAAGGTCGACGCGCTCACGGACGCGCAGGTGGACACCGGCCGGTTCACGCCGAGTGTGATGGAGAGCGCCACCTTCGACGGCAAGACCTACGGCGTTCCCGCCAACGGCCTCGCCCCGGTCGTCCTCTACTACAACAAGAAGGTCCTCAAGGACGCGGGCGTCGAGCCGCCGACGACGTACGACGCACTGCTGACGGCCGTGAAGAAGCTGAAGGGCGACGGCAAGGTGCCGCTGTCCCTCGCGGCGAACTCCAAGTGGCCCACGCTGATGTACCTGGAGTACCTGCTCGACCGCACCGGCGGCTCGCGGGTGTTCTCGAAGATCGCCTCCGGTGACGCCTCCGCCTGGAAGGACCCGTCGGTCACCGCGGCCGACCAGAAGCTCCAGGACCTGGCGAAGGCCGGCGCCTTCGGCGACAACGCCTCCTCCGTGAGCTACGACCAGGGCGCCTCCACGGCCCTGCTCTACACCGGCAAGGCGGGCATGGAGCTGATGGGCACCTGGGAGTACGCCAACCTGGTCAAGGCCGCTCCGGACTTCGCGAAGAAGGACCTGGGCTATGTCGCCTTCCCGGCGCTGACCGACGGGGCCGGCAGCGCGAAGAACATCGTCGGCAACCCCTCGAACTTCCTGTCGCTGAACTCGGCGAGCACGCACAAGAAGGCGGCGCTGGAGTACCTGAAGGACTATGTGATGAACGCCTCCCAGATGGACGCCTACCTCGCGGCCGGCAGCGTCCCGCCCGTCAACGGTCTGGAGTCGAAGCTGGCGGCCACGCCGTCGTCGTCCGACAAGGAGTGGCTGACGTTCGTCTACGACCTGGTGCAGACGGCACCGAGCTTCCAGCTGTCCTGGGACCAGGCGCTGCCGTCGGACCAGGCCGATCCGCTGCTGACCAACGTGGACAAGTCGTTCCTGCGGCAGATCGAGCCCACGCAGTTCGGCGAGAACATGAGCGAGGCGGCGCAGTAA
- a CDS encoding carbohydrate ABC transporter permease — protein MAAPALLLFGLFGLVPLVGVVALGFARWDGLGDLGWAGFDNWSGVLTDGATWQALWLTVKVMVISWLVQTPLALALGLFQAPPGRLRALLAVLWFLPLLLSAVAIGLTWQALLDPSFGVGATPGLHWLAKPLLGSPELALYTVIAVIAWQFVPFHALLYQAGLRQIPVSLYEAAALDGAGPTTRLLRITLPQLKYTVVTSSTLMLVGSLTYFDLIFVLSGGTGGPGTATRVLPLAMYITGFQAHDMGRASAVATLLVVTGLGLSLLTTRLSGFTRMDSQQEGM, from the coding sequence ATGGCCGCTCCCGCCCTGCTCCTGTTCGGTCTGTTCGGCCTGGTCCCGCTGGTGGGCGTGGTGGCGCTCGGCTTCGCCCGCTGGGACGGCCTGGGCGACCTCGGCTGGGCGGGCTTCGACAACTGGAGCGGAGTCCTCACGGACGGGGCGACCTGGCAGGCGCTGTGGCTCACGGTCAAGGTGATGGTGATCAGCTGGCTGGTCCAGACGCCGCTCGCCCTGGCGCTCGGGCTCTTCCAGGCTCCCCCGGGCCGGTTGCGCGCGCTGCTGGCGGTGCTGTGGTTCCTGCCGCTGCTGCTGTCGGCCGTGGCGATCGGCCTGACCTGGCAGGCGCTGCTCGACCCCTCCTTCGGCGTCGGCGCCACGCCCGGACTGCACTGGCTGGCCAAGCCGCTGCTGGGCTCCCCGGAGCTGGCCCTCTACACGGTGATCGCCGTGATCGCCTGGCAGTTCGTGCCGTTCCACGCCCTGCTGTACCAGGCCGGGCTACGGCAGATTCCCGTCTCGCTGTACGAGGCCGCCGCCCTCGACGGCGCCGGGCCCACCACCCGCCTCCTGCGGATCACCCTGCCGCAGCTGAAGTACACGGTGGTCACGTCGAGCACGCTCATGCTGGTCGGCTCGCTGACCTACTTCGACCTGATCTTCGTCCTGTCAGGCGGCACCGGAGGCCCCGGCACCGCCACCCGCGTCCTTCCCCTCGCCATGTACATCACCGGCTTCCAGGCCCACGACATGGGCCGGGCCAGCGCCGTCGCCACCCTTCTGGTGGTCACCGGCCTCGGCCTGTCGCTGCTGACCACCCGGCTGTCCGGCTTCACCCGGATGGACAGCCAGCAGGAGGGCATGTGA
- a CDS encoding carbohydrate ABC transporter permease: protein MSTVMTVRRAVTGSAALLWTALVVVPLYWLVVTSLRSRTDFTADSPLALPGDPTLANYRTVLAGDFTTYLLNSVVVTVATVALTVAVALMASFAIVRNSDSRWSRLTFRLFLLGLAIPLQAVIIPVYLLIIRMNLYDSLLAIVLPSVAFALPITVMIMVNFLRDVPRSLFEAMIVDGAGDWRMLWSLAAPMARPALVTVAVYDGLQVWNGFLFPLILTQSGDKAVLPLALTLYRGQFGIDVPATMAAVVLSTLPVLVVFVLARRQLVAGLTAGFSK from the coding sequence GTGAGCACCGTCATGACCGTGCGCCGTGCCGTCACCGGCAGTGCCGCGCTGCTGTGGACGGCGCTGGTCGTCGTGCCCCTGTACTGGCTGGTGGTGACCAGTCTGCGCAGCCGTACGGACTTCACCGCCGACAGCCCGCTGGCGCTGCCCGGCGACCCCACCCTCGCGAACTACCGGACCGTCCTCGCCGGCGACTTCACGACCTATCTGCTCAACAGCGTCGTCGTGACCGTGGCGACGGTCGCGCTCACCGTCGCCGTCGCCCTGATGGCCTCGTTCGCGATCGTCCGCAACTCGGACAGCCGCTGGTCGCGGCTGACCTTCCGGCTGTTCCTGCTCGGGCTGGCGATCCCGCTGCAGGCGGTGATCATCCCGGTGTATCTGCTGATCATCCGGATGAACCTCTACGACAGCCTGCTCGCGATCGTGCTGCCGTCGGTGGCCTTCGCCCTGCCGATCACCGTGATGATCATGGTGAACTTCCTGCGGGACGTGCCCCGCTCGCTGTTCGAGGCGATGATCGTGGACGGGGCGGGCGACTGGCGCATGCTGTGGTCGCTGGCGGCCCCCATGGCCCGCCCGGCCCTCGTGACCGTCGCCGTGTACGACGGCCTCCAGGTCTGGAACGGCTTCCTCTTCCCGCTCATCCTCACCCAGAGCGGAGACAAGGCGGTGCTTCCGCTGGCGCTGACCCTCTACCGGGGCCAGTTCGGCATCGACGTCCCGGCCACGATGGCCGCCGTGGTGCTCTCCACGCTGCCCGTGCTGGTGGTGTTCGTCCTCGCCCGACGGCAGCTCGTCGCCGGTCTCACCGCCGGCTTCTCCAAGTAG